A portion of the Kribbella jejuensis genome contains these proteins:
- a CDS encoding HhH-GPD-type base excision DNA repair protein produces MLRELQLTGNPDADKLLNDDPFALLVGMLLDQQYPMEHAFSGPLKIANRMDGFDLHKIAATDLETFVELCVTPPAIHRYGGSMARRVHALAQEIIEKYDGETANIWLSGRPKPDGAEVLKRLKALPGFGEQKAKIFLALLGKQRGVAPKGWREAAGSYGDRGSRRSIADVTDATSLQEVRNFKKAAKAAAKA; encoded by the coding sequence ATGCTGCGCGAACTGCAACTGACCGGCAACCCGGACGCCGACAAACTGCTGAACGACGACCCGTTCGCCTTGCTCGTCGGGATGCTGCTCGACCAGCAGTACCCGATGGAGCACGCGTTCTCCGGACCGCTGAAGATCGCGAACCGGATGGACGGTTTCGACCTGCACAAGATCGCGGCGACCGACCTGGAGACGTTCGTCGAGCTCTGCGTCACCCCGCCGGCCATCCACCGCTACGGCGGCTCGATGGCCCGCCGGGTGCACGCGCTCGCGCAGGAGATCATCGAGAAGTACGACGGGGAAACCGCGAACATCTGGCTCTCCGGCCGCCCGAAGCCCGACGGTGCCGAGGTACTGAAGCGGCTGAAGGCGCTGCCGGGGTTCGGCGAGCAGAAGGCGAAGATCTTCCTGGCGCTGCTCGGCAAGCAGCGCGGCGTGGCGCCGAAGGGCTGGCGTGAGGCGGCCGGCAGCTACGGCGACCGCGGTTCCCGGCGCTCGATCGCCGACGTCACCGATGCCACGTCGCTGCAGGAGGTCCGCAACTTCAAGAAGGCCGCGAAAGCCGCCGCCAAGGCCTGA
- a CDS encoding GntR family transcriptional regulator — MSEAPYQVIAAELRRRIEVGELLPGDRVPSTRALVRDFGVAMATATKALQALQAERLVHASPGIGTVVGPPPRSRRTAAAVPDGLDRDEIVRIGIAIADADGLAALSMRRIASELGVSTMALYRYVGGKESLVVQMVNEAIGEFPLGELPEHWRDVVALVARVHWAAYRRHLWLASAISLSRPQLVPRLLPHTDAVLGALRGFSKEARLSTVISLFAYVRGIALVMEAEAQAEQDTGVTADEWATQQGEQLAAMIAAGNLGAFRELLADRFDYDYDLDRLFEFGLGVFLDGLEARR; from the coding sequence ATGAGTGAGGCGCCGTACCAGGTCATCGCAGCGGAACTGCGGCGGCGGATCGAGGTAGGAGAACTGCTGCCGGGGGACCGGGTGCCGTCGACGCGGGCGCTGGTGCGCGACTTCGGCGTGGCCATGGCGACCGCGACGAAGGCGTTGCAGGCGCTGCAGGCGGAGCGGCTCGTGCACGCCTCGCCCGGGATCGGCACGGTGGTCGGCCCGCCGCCGCGCTCGCGTCGTACCGCTGCCGCCGTACCGGACGGCCTGGATCGGGACGAGATCGTCCGGATCGGGATCGCGATCGCGGACGCTGACGGACTCGCGGCGTTGTCGATGCGGCGGATCGCGAGTGAGCTCGGGGTGTCGACGATGGCGCTGTACCGCTACGTCGGCGGCAAGGAGTCGCTCGTCGTACAGATGGTGAACGAGGCGATCGGAGAGTTCCCGCTGGGGGAGCTCCCGGAGCACTGGCGGGACGTGGTCGCACTGGTCGCGCGCGTGCACTGGGCGGCGTACCGCAGGCATCTCTGGCTCGCGAGTGCGATCAGTTTGAGCCGGCCGCAGTTGGTGCCGCGGTTGTTGCCGCATACCGACGCGGTGCTCGGGGCGTTGCGCGGGTTCTCGAAGGAGGCGCGGCTGTCGACCGTGATCAGCCTGTTCGCGTACGTGCGGGGGATCGCGTTGGTGATGGAGGCCGAGGCGCAGGCCGAGCAGGACACCGGCGTGACCGCGGACGAGTGGGCGACGCAGCAGGGCGAGCAGTTGGCGGCGATGATCGCGGCGGGGAACCTGGGTGCGTTCCGGGAGTTGCTGGCAGACCGGTTCGACTACGACTACGACCTGGACCGGTTGTTCGAGTTCGGGCTGGGGGTGTTTCTGGACGGGTTGGAGGCGCGACGGTGA
- a CDS encoding TIGR03086 family metal-binding protein, which produces MDIRDLDRRAGAVLGEVVMQVRPEQLWFPTPCPDWTVRGLMRHLVSQNNGLATAATNGSASVHAWNAGRLADNPAGAYRRSNVRVADAFADGGALDRLVEVREFGSFPRRIALTFHQLDCIVHAWDLARAIDVPYNPPPDMVEMALTLARRIPDTDANRGPGYAFERSVKVSGTASDLDQLLGLLGRNPDWVSPLD; this is translated from the coding sequence ATGGACATCCGGGATCTGGATCGCAGGGCCGGTGCGGTGCTCGGCGAAGTCGTCATGCAGGTGCGGCCTGAACAACTGTGGTTCCCGACACCGTGCCCCGACTGGACCGTACGGGGGCTCATGCGACACCTGGTCAGCCAGAACAACGGCCTGGCGACGGCCGCGACCAACGGCTCCGCGTCCGTGCACGCCTGGAACGCCGGCCGCCTCGCGGACAACCCGGCCGGCGCCTACCGCCGCTCGAACGTGCGGGTCGCGGACGCCTTCGCCGACGGCGGCGCGCTGGATCGGCTGGTGGAGGTGCGCGAGTTCGGCTCGTTCCCGCGCCGGATCGCGCTCACCTTCCACCAGCTCGACTGCATCGTGCACGCCTGGGACCTGGCCCGCGCGATCGACGTCCCGTACAACCCGCCGCCGGACATGGTCGAGATGGCGCTCACGCTGGCCCGCCGGATCCCCGACACCGACGCGAACCGCGGCCCCGGCTACGCCTTCGAACGCAGTGTCAAGGTCTCCGGCACCGCCTCCGACCTCGACCAGCTACTCGGCCTCCTCGGTCGCAACCCGGACTGGGTCTCGCCGCTCGACTGA
- a CDS encoding NAD-dependent epimerase/dehydratase family protein — protein sequence MRILMLGGNGFVGRAVVDDALARGAEVASFSRGVSGTPLPPGVTQLVGDRTAGDYSALRDGEWDAVVDTSGFRARDVEQAMDILGDRVGRYVFVSSHAVYVRDLPAGTDETAPRRPPMRDADVLTNDTYGPCKVACEDAVVERYGERATLIRPGRVTGPGDSSGTALYWIRRGARGGRIALPTKPEAPLQLIDSRDVARLITQLITDDRSGAYNAVGPDSTIAELIHTAADLSGTKADIIPIPFDAVPPRFPLIDPESEWGERRRNPTRAREAGMPVTPLRTTVEDVLHWDNARGNPDLKLGLTTEQEQQLLADH from the coding sequence GTGCGGATTCTGATGCTGGGCGGGAACGGGTTTGTCGGGCGTGCGGTCGTTGACGACGCACTGGCGCGCGGCGCGGAGGTCGCGTCGTTCAGTCGCGGGGTGAGCGGTACGCCGCTACCACCAGGCGTCACGCAGCTCGTCGGGGACCGGACTGCGGGCGACTACTCGGCGCTCCGGGACGGCGAGTGGGACGCGGTCGTCGACACCAGCGGGTTCCGGGCGCGGGACGTGGAGCAGGCGATGGACATCCTCGGGGACCGGGTCGGACGGTACGTGTTCGTGTCGAGCCATGCCGTGTACGTGCGCGACCTCCCGGCCGGGACGGACGAGACCGCGCCGCGCCGTCCACCGATGCGCGATGCCGACGTACTGACGAACGACACGTACGGTCCGTGCAAGGTCGCGTGCGAGGATGCGGTCGTCGAACGGTACGGCGAACGCGCGACGCTGATCCGCCCGGGCCGGGTGACGGGCCCCGGCGACTCCTCCGGTACGGCGCTTTACTGGATCCGCCGCGGCGCGCGCGGCGGCCGGATCGCGCTCCCGACCAAGCCCGAGGCTCCGTTGCAACTGATCGACAGCCGCGACGTAGCGCGGCTCATCACCCAGCTGATCACAGACGACCGCTCCGGCGCCTACAACGCCGTCGGCCCCGACAGCACGATCGCCGAACTGATCCACACCGCCGCCGACCTCTCCGGCACCAAGGCCGACATCATCCCGATCCCGTTCGACGCCGTGCCGCCCCGCTTCCCCCTCATCGACCCCGAATCCGAATGGGGCGAGCGCCGCCGGAACCCCACCAGGGCCCGCGAAGCCGGCATGCCGGTCACTCCCCTCCGCACCACAGTCGAAGACGTCCTCCACTGGGACAACGCCCGCGGAAACCCCGACCTGAAGCTCGGCCTGACAACCGAGCAAGAGCAGCAACTCCTCGCCGACCACTAG
- a CDS encoding FAD-dependent monooxygenase, whose product MKTVLISGAGIAGPALGFWLRRFGFAPTIVEIAPGPRPGGQTVDLRGVSRVVTERMGLMPAVAERQVRERGLAYVRADGRTAATMHMEALDGAGPVAEIEILRGDLAELLTAAASDVEFRYGDSIEALEQDADGVEVSFASGTQRRFDLVIGADGVHSRVRRLAFGPEEEFVQHLGGYTSYFTIETPENLDDWMKIYTAPGGRWVALRPDRDPRYAKALLSFRSPILSYDRRDVDAQKRLVRERYEGLGWHTPQVLKGLDAADDFYLDTTSKVVVPEWSRGRVALVGDAGYCGSPMAGHGTALSIVGAYVLAGELAAAAGDHTQAFPAYQRRMQAYVAQRMELPPGGIKMAMPMSAFGIAYRDFVLRVMTSKPMSGALKKMAGGKPDAIDLPDYSVERRDPVRVATEEAE is encoded by the coding sequence ATGAAGACTGTGTTGATTTCCGGGGCTGGGATTGCCGGGCCGGCGTTGGGGTTCTGGTTGCGGCGGTTCGGGTTCGCGCCGACGATCGTCGAGATCGCGCCGGGGCCGCGGCCGGGTGGGCAGACCGTGGATCTGCGGGGCGTCTCCCGGGTGGTGACCGAGCGGATGGGGTTGATGCCAGCAGTGGCCGAGCGGCAGGTGCGCGAGCGCGGGCTCGCGTACGTGCGGGCCGACGGGCGGACGGCCGCGACCATGCACATGGAGGCCCTCGACGGCGCCGGTCCGGTCGCCGAGATCGAGATCCTCCGCGGCGACCTGGCCGAGCTCCTGACCGCGGCCGCGAGCGACGTCGAGTTCCGGTACGGCGACTCGATCGAGGCGCTGGAGCAGGACGCCGACGGCGTCGAGGTCAGCTTCGCGAGTGGGACGCAGCGGCGGTTCGATCTGGTGATCGGCGCGGACGGGGTGCACTCGCGGGTCCGGCGGCTCGCGTTCGGGCCCGAGGAGGAGTTCGTGCAGCACCTCGGCGGCTACACGTCGTACTTCACGATCGAGACGCCGGAGAACCTCGACGACTGGATGAAGATCTACACCGCGCCCGGCGGTCGCTGGGTGGCGCTGCGGCCGGACCGCGACCCGCGGTACGCGAAGGCCCTGCTGAGCTTCCGCTCGCCGATCCTCAGCTACGACCGGCGCGACGTCGACGCCCAGAAGCGGCTCGTCCGCGAACGGTACGAGGGGCTCGGCTGGCACACTCCGCAGGTCCTGAAGGGCCTCGACGCGGCCGACGACTTCTACCTCGACACCACCAGCAAGGTGGTCGTACCGGAGTGGTCGCGGGGCCGGGTCGCGCTGGTCGGCGACGCCGGGTACTGCGGTTCGCCGATGGCCGGCCACGGTACCGCGCTGTCGATCGTCGGGGCGTACGTCCTGGCGGGCGAGCTCGCTGCGGCGGCGGGCGATCACACGCAGGCGTTCCCGGCGTACCAGCGGCGGATGCAGGCGTACGTCGCGCAGCGGATGGAGCTGCCGCCGGGCGGGATCAAGATGGCGATGCCGATGTCGGCGTTCGGGATCGCGTACCGCGACTTCGTGCTCCGGGTGATGACGTCGAAACCGATGTCCGGCGCACTGAAGAAGATGGCCGGTGGCAAACCGGACGCGATCGACCTGCCCGACTACTCAGTCGAGCGGCGAGACCCAGTCCGGGTTGCGACCGAGGAGGCCGAGTAG